From Borrelia puertoricensis, the proteins below share one genomic window:
- a CDS encoding BTA121 domain-containing protein surface lipoprotein, whose amino-acid sequence MIKEVCHNVLLILLLVVSCGLKSLDKPQGDLHGTIHGNGFGIKPRHSLDELLNPSGILSKEQAAVRTIRSIVTNPNIGSGKNYRTYTDSEFSSLLNNLGIAKVEEMITVYLEIQKKQEEAVVSVKDIHVDPFSGNLLVRLDNYKKDYQVHLKGLFNELIHNDVYVNVIGDDYVTKFIEVIDDAKSLKEIAKFLADKEGVPMDESSVMRYISAAVTNPVIGKREGYKTYESPEEIFLLLGKLGFDKLKQIAGVHLNSVKAQSEALDAIDAIDVIRYKHLKQQVQKKFDTFNAAYSLHIKEAFSKSSLDNIYRAAIVNVNYDAEFNLIKNEATVPANP is encoded by the coding sequence ATGATTAAGGAAGTATGTCATAATGTTTTATTAATTTTATTGCTAGTTGTAAGTTGTGGTTTGAAATCTTTAGACAAACCCCAGGGGGATTTACATGGAACTATCCATGGTAATGGTTTTGGAATAAAACCAAGGCATAGTCTTGATGAATTGCTAAATCCATCTGGAATATTGAGTAAAGAACAAGCAGCAGTGCGGACTATACGAAGTATAGTCACTAATCCTAATATTGGTAGTGGTAAAAATTACAGGACGTATACTGATTCTGAGTTTTCTAGTTTGTTAAATAATTTAGGTATTGCTAAGGTTGAGGAAATGATAACAGTTTATTTAGAGATTCAAAAAAAGCAAGAAGAGGCTGTGGTATCTGTCAAGGATATTCATGTGGATCCATTTTCAGGGAATCTTCTAGTGAGGTTAGATAATTACAAAAAAGACTATCAGGTGCATTTAAAAGGGTTATTTAATGAGTTAATTCATAATGATGTGTATGTTAATGTTATAGGTGATGATTATGTTACTAAGTTTATTGAGGTTATAGATGATGCTAAATCCCTTAAAGAGATTGCAAAGTTTTTAGCAGATAAAGAAGGTGTTCCTATGGATGAATCGTCAGTAATGCGGTATATATCAGCTGCAGTGACGAATCCTGTGATTGGTAAGAGAGAAGGTTACAAGACTTATGAGAGTCCTGAGGAAATTTTTCTCTTGTTAGGTAAGTTAGGTTTTGATAAGCTTAAACAAATTGCAGGAGTTCATTTAAATTCTGTTAAGGCACAATCAGAAGCTTTAGATGCTATAGATGCTATAGATGTTATTAGATATAAACATTTAAAACAGCAGGTACAAAAAAAATTCGATACTTTTAATGCTGCTTACTCATTGCATATTAAAGAGGCGTTTAGTAAGTCTTCTCTTGATAATATTTATAGAGCAGCTATTGTAAATGTTAATTACGATGCTGAGTTTAATCTTATTAAAAATGAGGCAACTGTTCCTGCAAATCCTTAA